ATGCCCGCGAATGCCGCGACGAACCCGCACGCGAGGCTGCCGAAGCCGTAGAGCAACGCCAAACCCGCGGCGCGATCGCCGACCAGCGTCACCATGTCGAGCGAGAACGCGGAGAACGTCGTGTAGCCGCCGAGCACGCCCACCATAAGGAACACGCGCACCAGCGGGGTGATGCCGAGCGCGCGCGTTGCGGAGAGTTCCGCCACCAGGCCGATGATGAGGCTACCGGTGACGTTGATGACGAACGTTCCCCATGGGAACCCGGGGCCAAGCCGCTGCGTAATGGCGAAGCCCACGACGTACCGAAGAACCGAACCAAACCCGCCGCCGAGCGCGATCGCCGCGAGCGTCCGCCAATCGAGCAACGGCGCAGCTACGCTCTGGGCGATCCGCTTTTGTAGCGGATCACCTCGACCGTTTCCATCGTGATCATGCCTTCGTGCACCAGTTCGTCCAAGATCGGGATGAATGCACGAATGCGCTCCTCGCTATCGACCAGTTCGATTAGCACCGGTAAATCCGTCGAGAGATCGAACACGCGCGCAGCGTGCACGACGGAGTGCGCTCCGTATCCCTCGATCCCCTTGAAAACGGTCGCTCCGCCGAGCCCCTCCGCTCGCGCTCGCTCGACGATCGCGGTATAGAGCGGCTGGGCCCCGTGGCGATCGCTCTCGCCGATAAAGATGCGCAGGAGTTTGCCCGTTCCCTCGAGCTTCATGGCTTGCTCTTCTGCATCTGCTCGTACTTTGGGACGTTCACGTGGACGGCATACCACTGCGACCAAGCGATCATGCCGCACATGACGACAAAGAACAGAACCAGCCCGATCCCCCAAGCGCGACGCTTGCCTGGAGACATTCCCGAGTAGCGACTCATGACGCTCTCAGGTTCCGTACCGCACGGGGGGAATCCCCGCCGGGCCCAAGAAGCGCCGACCGATGAGCCGATCACGCGCCCCGCTCCTTGCGGGACTCTGTTTTGCACTTGTGCTCGTTCCGAGCTTCGCACGTGCCGCCGAACGACCGGTCCCAACCAACGCCACGACCATCCGCGCCTACGCGAAGGTGCTGCATCACGCGAACCCGCAGATGCCCGACTGGCAGAGCCGCTCGCTGGCCAGCCATCTGCTTTCGAGCGCCGCTCGCTGGAAGATCAGCCCGAATGTCTTGGCCGCGATCGTCACGGTTGAATCGAGCTGGCACACCCATGCAGTCTCCTATGCCGGCGCGATGGGCCTGGGGCAGTTGATGCCCGGCACCGCGGCAAACCTTCACGTCGACCCGCGCGACCCGGTGCAGAATCTCGCCGGGGCGGCGCGCTATCTCAGCGGCCTGATCGCGAAATTCGGCTCGAACCCCGACCGTTACTCGCTCGCGTTCGCGGCCTACAACGCCGGCCCCGAAGCGGTCGTGCGGTACGGCGGCATCCCGCCGTTCGCGGAGACGCAAAACTACGTCGTCAAGGTGCTCCACGCATGGCATCTATTGCAGGCATCGGTGCACTTACCGCAGAGCGCGCTGGCAGAT
This is a stretch of genomic DNA from Candidatus Dormiibacterota bacterium. It encodes these proteins:
- a CDS encoding DUF190 domain-containing protein, with the protein product MKLEGTGKLLRIFIGESDRHGAQPLYTAIVERARAEGLGGATVFKGIEGYGAHSVVHAARVFDLSTDLPVLIELVDSEERIRAFIPILDELVHEGMITMETVEVIRYKSGSPRA
- a CDS encoding transglycosylase SLT domain-containing protein, whose amino-acid sequence is MSRSRAPLLAGLCFALVLVPSFARAAERPVPTNATTIRAYAKVLHHANPQMPDWQSRSLASHLLSSAARWKISPNVLAAIVTVESSWHTHAVSYAGAMGLGQLMPGTAANLHVDPRDPVQNLAGAARYLSGLIAKFGSNPDRYSLAFAAYNAGPEAVVRYGGIPPFAETQNYVVKVLHAWHLLQASVHLPQSALADLPAQGPDIDYWLGAAH
- the crcB gene encoding fluoride efflux transporter CrcB, whose protein sequence is MLDWRTLAAIALGGGFGSVLRYVVGFAITQRLGPGFPWGTFVINVTGSLIIGLVAELSATRALGITPLVRVFLMVGVLGGYTTFSAFSLDMVTLVGDRAAGLALLYGFGSLACGFVAAFAGIALVRALQP